Proteins encoded in a region of the Mercenaria mercenaria strain notata chromosome 1, MADL_Memer_1, whole genome shotgun sequence genome:
- the LOC128547553 gene encoding uncharacterized protein LOC128547553, which translates to MADKQINPSIQRCTTMDSLSIEGPELPKPNSESPTEPPRRISKSVSMDSGETEVFTNSAISASGSFRRRSVRRRCSKRLNRPEPEFGHDAETYKKIEERVLQERAVTNAIDTLQERWRMIMFMFNDCVKLNERKGERKLKKLSVQRQFELVLMVCVFVLICLPISAVFVLINR; encoded by the exons atggCAGACAAACAAATAAATCCAAGTATTCAAAGATGTACAACAATGGATTCTCTATCTATAGAAGGACCAGAATTACCTAAACCTAATTCCGAAAGTCCAACAGAGCCACCGAGAAGAATTAGCAAGTCTGTTTCCATGGATTCTGGAGAAACTGAAGTTTTTACAAACTCGGCGATTTCAGCTTCAGGATCATTCAGACGCCGGTCTGTTAGG AGACGATGTAGCAAGCGTTTAAATAGACCCGAACCAGAATTTGGACATGATGCCGAAACGTACAAGAAAATTGAAGAACGGGTTCTGCAGGAACGTGCCGTAACGAACGCAATTGACACTTTACAGGAACGCTGGAGAATgataatgtttatgtttaatgATTGTGTTAAATTGAATGAGAGAAAAGGAGAACGAAAATTGAAAAAGCTTAGTGTACAAAGACAGTTTGAACTAGTTTTGATGGTATGTGTATTCGTGCTGATATGCTTACCGATATCCGCGGTCTTTGTTTTAATAAACAGATAG
- the LOC128547548 gene encoding uncharacterized protein LOC128547548, whose product MARLKNNEYLVSENIYSEGLSKTLSKMSDTNKQVKQAIERRAIDDSITTDGHKLSNLDADCSGRIRKSFSLDTREAEVVKMSLASVAGSSKRCSVRRRTNKRLGRPEPEFGHDTVTHEKIRERILQERAVTNAIDALQERWGMITFMHNDCVELNEKRKTRKLRKHCIQRQFELISVVFVFVLICLLISLIIVSLNKYLL is encoded by the exons ATGGCTAGgctaaaaaataatgaatatttagtCAGTGAGAATATATATTCTGAAGGACTTTCAAAAACTTTGTCGAAAATGTCAGATACTAACAAACAAGTTAAACAAGCTATTGAGAGGCGTGCAATTGATGATTCAATTACTACAGATGGACATAAACTTTCTAACCTGGACGCCGACTGTTCAGGAAGAATTAGAAAGTCGTTTTCGTTGGATACCAGAGAGGCGGAAGTTGTCAAGATGTCTTTAGCTTCGGTGGCCGGATCTTCCAAACGCTGCTCTGTTCGG AGACGAACTAACAAACGTTTAGGCAGACCAGAACCGGAATTCGGACACGATACTGTAACGCACGAGAAAATCCGAGAACGGATTCTACAAGAACGTGCAGTGACGAACGCCATAGACGCTTTACAGGAACGCTGGGGAATGATAACATTTATGCATAATGACTGTGTGGAGCTAAATGAGAAAAGAAAGACACGAAAATTAAGAAAACATTGTATACAGCGACAGTTCGAATTAATTAGCGTTGTTTTCGTGTTTGTGCTTATATGTTTACTGATATCACTGATTATTGTTTCACTAAACAagtatttactgtaa